From a region of the Panicum virgatum strain AP13 chromosome 2K, P.virgatum_v5, whole genome shotgun sequence genome:
- the LOC120666925 gene encoding protein LURP-one-related 10-like: MAASPSGYEPLLPQAPPPVVVVSPQFCAPDVVPLTVTKKVASLSGGDFTVTDPSGAVVLQFKGSVWSVRNRRVLLDAARQPILTMHEKILSMHNTWEVFRGESSSASDLLFTVKRSTLLQLRTEMDVFLAAGNTAKQKQACDFKMKGSYFDRNCAFYLGDSDTMIAQISRKYTASNVLLGKDTFNVTVFPGVDHVFVTALVVVLDEVHSRDRNY; this comes from the exons ATGGCGGCGTCACCCTCCGGCTACGAACCCCTCCtgccgcaggcgccgccgccggtggtggtggtgtcgcCGCAGTTCTGCGCGCCGGACGTGGTGCCGCTGACGGTGACCAAGAAGGTCGCGAGCCTCAGCGGCGGCGACTTCACCGTCACCGACCCCAGCGGCGCCGTCGTGCTGCAGTTCAAGGGCAGCGTCTGGAGCGTCCGCAACCGCCGCGTGCTCCTCGACGCCGCCCGGCAGCCCATCCTCACCATGCACGAGAAG ATACTTAGTATGCACAACACATGGGAGGTGTTCAGAGGTGAGAGCTCGAGCGCGAGCGACCTGCTCTTCACCGTGAAAAGGTCGACGCTCCTGCAGCTGAGGACGGAGATGGATGTCTTCTTGGCTGCTGGGAACACCGCGAAGCAGAAGCAGGCCTGCGACTTCAAGATGAAGGGCAGCTACTTCGACAGGAACTGCGCCTTCTACCTCGGCGACTCTGACACCATGATCGCTCAG ataAGCCGGAAGTACACTGCCTCCAATGTGCTGCTGGGAAAGGACACGTTCAATGTCACCGTGTTCCCGGGCGTTGACCATGTGTTCGTCACGGCGCTTGTGGTGGTTCTGGATGAGGTCCACAGCAGGGATCGAAACTACTGA
- the LOC120666933 gene encoding protein LURP-one-related 10-like: protein MAAPPPLPAPPPPQPSGGIVEPLPVVAPHFCAPYVVQLNVQEQFGLREGSFLITDTNGAVVITVKGAFISIHNRRILFDAGGNPLLCLREKVISMHNRWEAYRGDGTKSSDLLFTVKKSSIIQLFKTEMYIYLASNTSHDVCDFKMNGSFNERACSFYLGNTNTLIAQMHRQHSATSVVLGTDHYSLTVFPNVDYVFISALVVILQELHTDKND from the exons AtggcggcaccgccgccgctcccggcgcccccgccgccgcagcccagcgGAGGCATCGTCGAACCATTGCCGGTGGTGGCGCCGCATTTCTGCGCGCCCTACGTGGTGCAGCTGAACGTGCAAGAACAGTTCGGCCTCCGAGAGGGGAGCTTCCTCATCACCGACACCAACGGCGCCGTCGTGATCACGGTCAAGGGCGCCTTCATCAGCATCCACAACCGCCGCATCCTCTTCGACGCCGGTGGCAATCCCCTCCTCTGCTTGCGCGAGAAG GTAATTAGTATGCACAACAGATGGGAAGCGTACAGAGGGGACGGCACAAAATCAAGTGATTTGCTCTTCACCGTCAAGAAATCTTCAATCATTCAACTGTTTAAAACAGAGATGTACATCTACTTGGCTTCGAACACTTCACATGACGTCTGCGACTTCAAGATGAATGGTAGCTTCAATGAGAGAGCTTGTTCTTTCTACCTTGGTAATACCAACACCTTGATTGCTCAA ATGCACCGTCAGCATTCTGCCACAAGCGTGGTGTTGGGAACAGACCACTACAGTCTTACCGTATTTCCAAATGTTGACTACGTGTTCATCTCAGCTCTTGTTGTGATTCTACAGGAGCTTCACACGGATAAAAATGATTGA
- the LOC120666940 gene encoding uncharacterized protein LOC120666940 isoform X2 produces the protein MDQSEKQGRLQKKLRKSSSNLTSRRGTGVSASLGMAIPVDGSGSASASTGAPAGSLGIGGGTSPHPGPSLGPATSLGGSFMIDASPISSEWLYPKACGIDVRLSCTGGSK, from the exons ATGGATCAATCTGAGAAGCAAGGCAGGCTCCAAAAGAAATTGAGGAAGAGCTCATCGAATTTGACTTCTAGGAGAGGCACTGGTGTTTCTGCTTCTCTTGGCATGGCGATTCCCGTTGATGGATCAGGCAGTGCTTCTGCAAGCACTGGGGCTCCTGCCGGCAGCCTAGGCATTGGTGGTGGAACCAGCCCGCATCCAGGTCCTTCTCTTGGGCCTGCAACATCTCTTGGCGGCTCTTTCATGATTGATGCATCTCCCATCAGCTCTGAATG GCTATATCCAAAAG CATGCGGAATTGATGTGAGGTTGTCGTGCACTGGAGGCTCCAAATGA
- the LOC120666940 gene encoding uncharacterized protein LOC120666940 isoform X1: MDQSEKQGRLQKKLRKSSSNLTSRRGTGVSASLGMAIPVDGSGSASASTGAPAGSLGIGGGTSPHPGPSLGPATSLGGSFMIDASPISSEWLYPKGGFVNSLQNALQMPQTSHMFPHTYSASYPNASNLPENLHFIGASSRGTPSPNASGLAMGAADAQNGSQEETIDIDDDDTLEPTRFILCT; the protein is encoded by the exons ATGGATCAATCTGAGAAGCAAGGCAGGCTCCAAAAGAAATTGAGGAAGAGCTCATCGAATTTGACTTCTAGGAGAGGCACTGGTGTTTCTGCTTCTCTTGGCATGGCGATTCCCGTTGATGGATCAGGCAGTGCTTCTGCAAGCACTGGGGCTCCTGCCGGCAGCCTAGGCATTGGTGGTGGAACCAGCCCGCATCCAGGTCCTTCTCTTGGGCCTGCAACATCTCTTGGCGGCTCTTTCATGATTGATGCATCTCCCATCAGCTCTGAATG GCTATATCCAAAAGGTGGATTTGTCAATTCTTTACAAAACGCATTACAGATGCCGCAAACTAGTCATATGTTTCCCCATACATATTCAGCTAGTTATCCCAATGCAAGTAATCTTCCAGAGAATCTCCATTTTATTGGAGCTTCAAGTAGAGGGACCCCATCACCAAACGCAAGTGGCTTAGCAATGGGGGCTGCAGATGCACAAAATGGGTCACAAGAAGAAACAATTGACATTGATGACGATGACACCCTCGAGCCTACCAGATTCATTTTGTGTACATGA
- the LOC120695099 gene encoding protein LURP-one-related 15-like — translation MAAAPLAVVDPRFCAPRALPLTLAMNLTRGGTVTDAGGAVVLRVDAPLLRLLRRFVLADAAGRPLLTVQRKARQAFSLLNGWEAFRGDSTDARDLLFTARRSPGFLVWTQVGVFLAPNTAGMACDLKMKCSYNNRSCDVYLGDSNTKIAQMRRQISAAGVLLGKYSYSVTVSPNVDYVFVAALVVMLHEIHRRERG, via the exons ATGGCAGCGGCGCCATTGGCGGTGGTGGACCCACGGTtctgcgcgccgcgcgcgctgccGCTGACCCTTGCCATGAACCTCACGCGCGGCGGCACCGtcaccgacgccggcggcgccgtcgtgcTGCGAGTGGACGCCCCCCTCCTCCGGCTCCTCCGCCGCTTCgtcctcgccgacgccgccggccggcccctcctCACCGTCCAGAGAAAGGCAAG GCAGGCATTCAGCTTGCTGAACGGATGGGAAGCGTTCAGAGGGGACAGCACGGACGCGAGGGACCTGCTCTTCACCGCCAGGAGGTCTCCGGGCTTCCTGGTGTGGACGCAGGTGGGCGTGTTCCTGGCCCCAAACACGGCAGGGATGGCCTGTGATCTCAAGATGAAGTGCAGCTACAACAACAGATCTTGCGACGTTTATCTTGGCGACTCCAACACCAAAATTGCTCAG ATGCGCCGTCAGATTTCTGCCGCGGGCGTACTGCTCGGGAAGTACAGCTACAGTGTCACCGTGTCCCCGAACGTCGACTACGTGTTCGTCGCGGCTCTTGTTGTGATGCTACACGAGATTCACAGGCGTGAAAGAGGCTGA
- the LOC120666958 gene encoding uncharacterized protein LOC120666958 yields the protein MMSSGKQEGPKLFSSRILSRDRSNVANASFRVYYSLGTGTVPFLWESKPGTPKSSVTPASAATAMPPISPPPSYQSMSQSKARNCRRRSASWPAGGWVSWLILNIRRRSPPSSPTDHQQRWLAQDHGAGDERRSWRSTLCF from the coding sequence ATGATGAGCTCCGGTAAGCAAGAAGGGCCCAAGCTGTTCAGCTCGAGGATCCTCTCAAGGGATCGCTCAAACGTGGCCAACGCATCCTTCAGGGTGTACTACAGCCTCGGCACCGGGACCGTGCCTTTCTTGTGGGAGTCCAAGCCCGGCACGCCCAAGAGCTCCGTCACACCGGCctcggccgccaccgccatgcCGCCGATCTCACCGCCACCGTCGTACCAATCCATGTCTCAATCCAAGGCCAGAAATTGCAGGAGGAGGTCAGCTTCTTGGCCTGCCGGAGGTTGGGTCAGCTGGCTGATCCTGAACATCAGGAGGCGGTCACCACCGTCATCGCCGACGGATCACCAGCAACGTTGGCTTGCCCAGgaccacggcgccggcgacgagcggcggTCATGGCGTTCCACCTTGTGCTTCTGA